A window of the Chanodichthys erythropterus isolate Z2021 chromosome 21, ASM2448905v1, whole genome shotgun sequence genome harbors these coding sequences:
- the ubn2a gene encoding ubinuclein-2a isoform X1 yields MAEPRKVQFVTLSALAGGPGAEGRRRRLEEDGAAEMSFDREGRMKMMGTGVTTAGDRGALIGKRDSEEPKGKTVRLNLCLSEPNEQCSAEFNYSELIQSQQAKKHPPSSKSSLDPNDPFNDDEKERLEVEALAKKFESKYGNAGKKRRKDRMQDLIDIGFGYDESDPFIDNSEAYDELVPASLTTKLGGFYINTGTLQFRAASESEGEDGGKDVKSRMRDGEEPLIKRRKKKDGTSLEEKKPRKNKVAKQGVSGLSLHRPEKKKRKKLMKDSLCLAAMLRRFTREKEEMRKRDASASHLGPGLTSTPNSNNLLQNSHLHGNANNSDLSLADLTADPAMMTLLNSANESELQDIMRDLDFSFLDAGPQMPPSGRENGQVGLGSSSVHKIGGGGLNRGQASLISFPPLPDGLPAPLIKRIEDLRAASRQFDQEGRKKFFTLDMNNILLDIELQVQEQPANVRSEVYSHLEAFVPCNKEALLKRLKKLSLNIQDDRLRTPLLKLKLAVCSVMPEQIARYNMDCMAKAAAKQQIEDGEKNGSEDDDEEKPGKRVMGPRKKFIWDDKLRTLLCNLVRVKLSCYELEQCSLSVEDYLKAFMENEVKPLWPKGWMQTRMLFKESRAVHGHLTGLGKKRIVPPPKAAKITDVGWTQRPAPGVGSTSALPAPGCRPPSSPSEPICLSDSLDEDLAANSLDSISQALALLSNAAKGLTPNNGVPAASSPSVPGSSTGVGHYSSPLSHSTLPGKMEPSGISLANMSSLSTSPSLTTPLTASPSASMRGETFGMLKDGGSVQRHLGTPTHRVGISGMSTAQSAKPRPPPTASPLLPPQQRPFGTMGVKLVQTPPPGGQAKNCANKSGTGGGTVVSQQPRVNAHPSQMSPQQSPPPTPSSPSTLLSQTKTTSIPHNQSNFITPMQATLTKSSHSSSSPIIKLTPRPPAPTPPPSSSPSPSSTPSLAHPRPQIIPSSHQYSPKSPAFRPPFTAQGTGIASGVKSGSGQASYSFAGGHKSTSPPGSGANNTISTSMATPMSAGCQNSSPSPSAVPANHSQRQRPVGGTSQSAKSSTSRASAMTLPSPPVSSHLSQVSSSSGSNLLGSVPPSLPLGFGMLGGLVPVSLPFQFPSLLNFNPTGPGVPGCSNMGASPATNSGYTLAQNLFKSLQPGSQVALPPHLQLAFSDANQSQGGDTKRKTH; encoded by the exons ATGGCCGAACCGAGAAAAGTGCAGTTTGTCACCCTGTCGGCCCTGGCCGGTGGTCCGGGTGCGGAGGGCAGGAGACGGCGGCTGGAGGAGGACGGAGCCGCCGAGATGAGTTTTGACAGAGAGGGCAGGATGAAGATGATGGGGACCGGGGTGACGACAGCGGGTGACCGCGGGGCTTTGATCGGGAAGAGAGACAGCGAAGAGCCCAAAGGAAAGACAGTACGCCTCAACCTGTGTCTGTCCGAGCCAAACGAGCAGTGTTCGGCCGAGTTTAACTACAGCGAGCTCATCCAGTCTCAACAG GCCAAGAAGCATCCACCAAGTTCTAAGTCTTCCCTGGACCCGAACGATCCCTTTAATGATGACGAGAAAGAACGTCTGGAGGTTGAGGCACTGGCCAAAAAGTTTGAAAGCAAATAT GGTAACGCAGGGAAAAAGAGGCGGAAAGATCGGATGCAGGATTTGATTGACATTGGCTTCGGCTATGATGAGAGTGACCCCTTCATAGACAACTCGGAAGCT TATGATGAGCTTGTACCAGCCTCCCTGACCACCAAGCTTGGCGGATTCTACATTAATACGGGTACTTTGCAGTTCAGAGCTGCCTCTGAATCTGAGGGAGAGGACGGGGGGAAAGATGTAAAATCCAGG atgagagatggagaggaacCACTGATAAAAAGAAGGAAGAAGAAAGATGGAACCAGTTTAGAGGAGAAAAAACCCAGAAAGAACAAAGTAGCCAAACAAGG AGTGTCTGGTCTGAGCCTTCATCGTCccgagaagaagaagaggaagaaacTGATGAAGGATTCGCTCTGTCTGGCTGCAATGCTCCGCCGTTTCACACGAGAGAAGGAAGAGATGCGGAAACGGGATGCCAGTGCGTCTCACTTGGGCCCTGGTCTCACCAGCACTCCCAACTCCAACAACCTGCTGCAAAACTCCCACCTCCACGGCAACGCCAACAACAGTGACCTTTCGCTAGCCGACTTGACGGCCGACCCCGCTATGATGACATTGCTTAATTCAGCCAATGAAAGCGAGCTTCAGGATATCATGCGTGACCTGGACTTTAGTTTTTTGGACGCAGGGCCTCAGATGCCCCCATCAGGCAGGGAGAACGGTCAGGTTGGGTTGGGTtcatcatctgtgcacaagaTTGGAGGAGGGGGACTGAATCGAGGGCAGGCCAGTCTCATCTCTTTTCCACCTCTCCCCGATGGACTTCCAGCCCCCTTGATCAAGCGCATAGAGGACCTACGAGCT gcATCGAGGCAATTTGATCAAGAAGGCAGAAAGAAATTCTTCACTCTGGATATGAATAATATCTTGCTGGA TATTGAGCTGCAGGTTCAGGAGCAACCCGCAAACGTGCGTTCGGAGGTCTACTCTCACCTGGAGGCCTTTGTGCCCTGTAACAAGGAAGCGCTACTCAAACGACTCAAGAAACTCAGCCTCAACATACAG GATGACCGGCTGCGCACACCCTTGCTAAAGCTCAAACTGGCTGTGTGCAGCGTGATGCCAGAGCAGATCGCCAGATATAACATGGATTGCATGGCAAAAGCTGCTGCTAA GCAACAAATAGAAGATGGAGAGAAGAATGGATCtgaggatgatgatgaagagAAACCAGGAAAGAGGGTGATGGGACCACGGAAGAAGTTCATATGGGATGACAAACTCAG GACTCTGTTGTGTAACCTGGTGCGTGTGAAGCTGAGCTGTTATGAGCTAGAGCAGTGCTCTCTGTCTGTGGAGGACTATCTGAAAGCCTTCATGGAGAATGAAGTCAAGCCCCTCTGGCCCAAAGGCTGGATGCAGACCAG GATGCTTTTTAAGGAGAGTCGTGCGGTACATGGTCATCTCACTGGCCT TGGCAAGAAAAGAATTGTTCCACCCCCAAAAGCTGCCAAAATTACG GATGTGGGCTGGACACAGAGACCTGCTCCAGGTGTTGGATCCACCTCTGCCTTACCTGCCCCAGGGTGCAGACCGCcatcctctccctctgaacccATCTGCCTCTCGGATTCACTGGATGAGGATCTGGCGGCAAACTctctggactccatttcccaggcTCTTGCTCTCCTCAGTAATGCTGCCAAGGGCCTGACGCCAAACAACGGCGTTCCCGCCGCCTCTTCTCCCAGTGTCCCTGGATCCTCAACTGGAGTCGGCCACTACTCTTCTCCTCTGTCACATTCCACCCTTCCAGGAAAAATGGAGCCTTCTGGTATCTCTCTGGCGAATATGAGCAGTCTATCTACCTCTCCTTCCCTCACCACTCCTCTCACCGCATCTCCTTCAGCTTCCATGCGAGGCGAGACCTTTGGGATGCTAAAGGATGGCGGGTCTGTGCAGAGACACTTAGGAACACCAACTCACAGAGTTGGCATTTCAGGAATGAGCACAGCACAGTCTGCAAAACCCCGTCCACCCCCTACCGCCTCGCCCCTCTTGCCTCCTCAGCAGAGGCCATTTGGGACAATGGGAGTGAAGCTGGTTCAGACTCCGCCTCCTGGTGGACAAGCGAAAAACTGCGCTAACAAATCCGGTACTGGTGGCGGTACCGTGGTTTCCCAACAGCCTCGTGTGAATGCTCATCCTTCACAGATGAGCCCTCAGCAGTCTCCCCCTCCTACTCCTTCCTCTCCTTCTACCCTGCTGTCACAGACCAAGACAACCTCTATCCCACACAACCAGTCAAACTTCATCACGCCCATGCAGGCCACACTTACTAAGTCTTCCCACAGTAGCAGTTCTCCCATCATCAAACTCACACCACGACCCCCTGCTCCGACACCTCCTCCTTCATCCTCACCTTCTCCTTCATCAACTCCCTCTCTTGCCCACCCCAGACCTCAAATTATTCCCAGCTCGCACCAGTACAGCCCCAAGAGCCCGGCCTTTAGGCCGCCGTTTACCGCACAAGGAACTGGAATCGCATCTGGAGTCAAATCCGGATCGGGACAAGCCAGTTACAGTTTTGCAGGTGGACACAAATCCACCAGTCCGCCTGGCAGTGGAGCAAACAACACCATCTCCACCTCGATGGCCACTCCTATGTCTGCAGGGTGCCAGAATAGTAGCCCGTCCCCTTCAGCAGTACCAGCCAATCACAGCCAGCGGCAGAGGCCAGTGGGAGGGACTAGTCAGAGTGCCAAGTCTTCAACGAGTCGGGCATCAGCCATGACCCTGCCCTCTCCTCCTGTCTCCTCTCATCTGTCACAG GTGTCTTCATCTTCAGGAAGTAACCTCTTGGGCTCGGTGCCCCCCTCCCTCCCCCTGGGTTTTGGGATGCTCGGGGGTCTAGTGCCTGTTTCTTTACCCTTCCAGTTCCCGTCGCTCCTCAACTTCAACCCCACAGGCCCTGGAGTTCCTGGCTGCAGCAACATGGGGGCTTCACCCGCTACCAACTCAGGATACACCCTGGCCCAGA ATCTGTTTAAGAGTCTGCAGCCAGGGTCTCAGGTTGCTCTACCTCCTCACTTGCAGCTTGCTTTCTCAG ATGCAAACCAAAGTCAGGGGGGAGACACGAAGAGGAAGACCCACTGA
- the ubn2a gene encoding ubinuclein-2a isoform X2: protein MAEPRKVQFVTLSALAGGPGAEGRRRRLEEDGAAEMSFDREGRMKMMGTGVTTAGDRGALIGKRDSEEPKGKTVRLNLCLSEPNEQCSAEFNYSELIQSQQAKKHPPSSKSSLDPNDPFNDDEKERLEVEALAKKFESKYGNAGKKRRKDRMQDLIDIGFGYDESDPFIDNSEAYDELVPASLTTKLGGFYINTGTLQFRAASESEGEDGGKDVKSRMRDGEEPLIKRRKKKDGTSLEEKKPRKNKVAKQGVSGLSLHRPEKKKRKKLMKDSLCLAAMLRRFTREKEEMRKRDASASHLGPGLTSTPNSNNLLQNSHLHGNANNSDLSLADLTADPAMMTLLNSANESELQDIMRDLDFSFLDAGPQMPPSGRENGQVGLGSSSVHKIGGGGLNRGQASLISFPPLPDGLPAPLIKRIEDLRAASRQFDQEGRKKFFTLDMNNILLDIELQVQEQPANVRSEVYSHLEAFVPCNKEALLKRLKKLSLNIQDDRLRTPLLKLKLAVCSVMPEQIARYNMDCMAKAAAKQQIEDGEKNGSEDDDEEKPGKRVMGPRKKFIWDDKLRTLLCNLVRVKLSCYELEQCSLSVEDYLKAFMENEVKPLWPKGWMQTRMLFKESRAVHGHLTGLGKKRIVPPPKAAKITDVGWTQRPAPGVGSTSALPAPGCRPPSSPSEPICLSDSLDEDLAANSLDSISQALALLSNAAKGLTPNNGVPAASSPSVPGSSTGVGHYSSPLSHSTLPGKMEPSGISLANMSSLSTSPSLTTPLTASPSASMRGETFGMLKDGGSVQRHLGTPTHRVGISGMSTAQSAKPRPPPTASPLLPPQQRPFGTMGVKLVQTPPPGGQAKNCANKSGTGGGTVVSQQPRVNAHPSQMSPQQSPPPTPSSPSTLLSQTKTTSIPHNQSNFITPMQATLTKSSHSSSSPIIKLTPRPPAPTPPPSSSPSPSSTPSLAHPRPQIIPSSHQYSPKSPAFRPPFTAQGTGIASGVKSGSGQASYSFAGGHKSTSPPGSGANNTISTSMATPMSAGCQNSSPSPSAVPANHSQRQRPVGGTSQSAKSSTSRASAMTLPSPPVSSHLSQVSSSSGSNLLGSVPPSLPLGFGMLGGLVPVSLPFQFPSLLNFNPTGPGVPGCSNMGASPATNSGYTLAQNANQSQGGDTKRKTH from the exons ATGGCCGAACCGAGAAAAGTGCAGTTTGTCACCCTGTCGGCCCTGGCCGGTGGTCCGGGTGCGGAGGGCAGGAGACGGCGGCTGGAGGAGGACGGAGCCGCCGAGATGAGTTTTGACAGAGAGGGCAGGATGAAGATGATGGGGACCGGGGTGACGACAGCGGGTGACCGCGGGGCTTTGATCGGGAAGAGAGACAGCGAAGAGCCCAAAGGAAAGACAGTACGCCTCAACCTGTGTCTGTCCGAGCCAAACGAGCAGTGTTCGGCCGAGTTTAACTACAGCGAGCTCATCCAGTCTCAACAG GCCAAGAAGCATCCACCAAGTTCTAAGTCTTCCCTGGACCCGAACGATCCCTTTAATGATGACGAGAAAGAACGTCTGGAGGTTGAGGCACTGGCCAAAAAGTTTGAAAGCAAATAT GGTAACGCAGGGAAAAAGAGGCGGAAAGATCGGATGCAGGATTTGATTGACATTGGCTTCGGCTATGATGAGAGTGACCCCTTCATAGACAACTCGGAAGCT TATGATGAGCTTGTACCAGCCTCCCTGACCACCAAGCTTGGCGGATTCTACATTAATACGGGTACTTTGCAGTTCAGAGCTGCCTCTGAATCTGAGGGAGAGGACGGGGGGAAAGATGTAAAATCCAGG atgagagatggagaggaacCACTGATAAAAAGAAGGAAGAAGAAAGATGGAACCAGTTTAGAGGAGAAAAAACCCAGAAAGAACAAAGTAGCCAAACAAGG AGTGTCTGGTCTGAGCCTTCATCGTCccgagaagaagaagaggaagaaacTGATGAAGGATTCGCTCTGTCTGGCTGCAATGCTCCGCCGTTTCACACGAGAGAAGGAAGAGATGCGGAAACGGGATGCCAGTGCGTCTCACTTGGGCCCTGGTCTCACCAGCACTCCCAACTCCAACAACCTGCTGCAAAACTCCCACCTCCACGGCAACGCCAACAACAGTGACCTTTCGCTAGCCGACTTGACGGCCGACCCCGCTATGATGACATTGCTTAATTCAGCCAATGAAAGCGAGCTTCAGGATATCATGCGTGACCTGGACTTTAGTTTTTTGGACGCAGGGCCTCAGATGCCCCCATCAGGCAGGGAGAACGGTCAGGTTGGGTTGGGTtcatcatctgtgcacaagaTTGGAGGAGGGGGACTGAATCGAGGGCAGGCCAGTCTCATCTCTTTTCCACCTCTCCCCGATGGACTTCCAGCCCCCTTGATCAAGCGCATAGAGGACCTACGAGCT gcATCGAGGCAATTTGATCAAGAAGGCAGAAAGAAATTCTTCACTCTGGATATGAATAATATCTTGCTGGA TATTGAGCTGCAGGTTCAGGAGCAACCCGCAAACGTGCGTTCGGAGGTCTACTCTCACCTGGAGGCCTTTGTGCCCTGTAACAAGGAAGCGCTACTCAAACGACTCAAGAAACTCAGCCTCAACATACAG GATGACCGGCTGCGCACACCCTTGCTAAAGCTCAAACTGGCTGTGTGCAGCGTGATGCCAGAGCAGATCGCCAGATATAACATGGATTGCATGGCAAAAGCTGCTGCTAA GCAACAAATAGAAGATGGAGAGAAGAATGGATCtgaggatgatgatgaagagAAACCAGGAAAGAGGGTGATGGGACCACGGAAGAAGTTCATATGGGATGACAAACTCAG GACTCTGTTGTGTAACCTGGTGCGTGTGAAGCTGAGCTGTTATGAGCTAGAGCAGTGCTCTCTGTCTGTGGAGGACTATCTGAAAGCCTTCATGGAGAATGAAGTCAAGCCCCTCTGGCCCAAAGGCTGGATGCAGACCAG GATGCTTTTTAAGGAGAGTCGTGCGGTACATGGTCATCTCACTGGCCT TGGCAAGAAAAGAATTGTTCCACCCCCAAAAGCTGCCAAAATTACG GATGTGGGCTGGACACAGAGACCTGCTCCAGGTGTTGGATCCACCTCTGCCTTACCTGCCCCAGGGTGCAGACCGCcatcctctccctctgaacccATCTGCCTCTCGGATTCACTGGATGAGGATCTGGCGGCAAACTctctggactccatttcccaggcTCTTGCTCTCCTCAGTAATGCTGCCAAGGGCCTGACGCCAAACAACGGCGTTCCCGCCGCCTCTTCTCCCAGTGTCCCTGGATCCTCAACTGGAGTCGGCCACTACTCTTCTCCTCTGTCACATTCCACCCTTCCAGGAAAAATGGAGCCTTCTGGTATCTCTCTGGCGAATATGAGCAGTCTATCTACCTCTCCTTCCCTCACCACTCCTCTCACCGCATCTCCTTCAGCTTCCATGCGAGGCGAGACCTTTGGGATGCTAAAGGATGGCGGGTCTGTGCAGAGACACTTAGGAACACCAACTCACAGAGTTGGCATTTCAGGAATGAGCACAGCACAGTCTGCAAAACCCCGTCCACCCCCTACCGCCTCGCCCCTCTTGCCTCCTCAGCAGAGGCCATTTGGGACAATGGGAGTGAAGCTGGTTCAGACTCCGCCTCCTGGTGGACAAGCGAAAAACTGCGCTAACAAATCCGGTACTGGTGGCGGTACCGTGGTTTCCCAACAGCCTCGTGTGAATGCTCATCCTTCACAGATGAGCCCTCAGCAGTCTCCCCCTCCTACTCCTTCCTCTCCTTCTACCCTGCTGTCACAGACCAAGACAACCTCTATCCCACACAACCAGTCAAACTTCATCACGCCCATGCAGGCCACACTTACTAAGTCTTCCCACAGTAGCAGTTCTCCCATCATCAAACTCACACCACGACCCCCTGCTCCGACACCTCCTCCTTCATCCTCACCTTCTCCTTCATCAACTCCCTCTCTTGCCCACCCCAGACCTCAAATTATTCCCAGCTCGCACCAGTACAGCCCCAAGAGCCCGGCCTTTAGGCCGCCGTTTACCGCACAAGGAACTGGAATCGCATCTGGAGTCAAATCCGGATCGGGACAAGCCAGTTACAGTTTTGCAGGTGGACACAAATCCACCAGTCCGCCTGGCAGTGGAGCAAACAACACCATCTCCACCTCGATGGCCACTCCTATGTCTGCAGGGTGCCAGAATAGTAGCCCGTCCCCTTCAGCAGTACCAGCCAATCACAGCCAGCGGCAGAGGCCAGTGGGAGGGACTAGTCAGAGTGCCAAGTCTTCAACGAGTCGGGCATCAGCCATGACCCTGCCCTCTCCTCCTGTCTCCTCTCATCTGTCACAG GTGTCTTCATCTTCAGGAAGTAACCTCTTGGGCTCGGTGCCCCCCTCCCTCCCCCTGGGTTTTGGGATGCTCGGGGGTCTAGTGCCTGTTTCTTTACCCTTCCAGTTCCCGTCGCTCCTCAACTTCAACCCCACAGGCCCTGGAGTTCCTGGCTGCAGCAACATGGGGGCTTCACCCGCTACCAACTCAGGATACACCCTGGCCCAGA ATGCAAACCAAAGTCAGGGGGGAGACACGAAGAGGAAGACCCACTGA
- the ubn2a gene encoding ubinuclein-2a isoform X3, which yields MAEPRKVQFVTLSALAGGPGAEGRRRRLEEDGAAEMSFDREGRMKMMGTGVTTAGDRGALIGKRDSEEPKGKTVRLNLCLSEPNEQCSAEFNYSELIQSQQAKKHPPSSKSSLDPNDPFNDDEKERLEVEALAKKFESKYYDELVPASLTTKLGGFYINTGTLQFRAASESEGEDGGKDVKSRMRDGEEPLIKRRKKKDGTSLEEKKPRKNKVAKQGVSGLSLHRPEKKKRKKLMKDSLCLAAMLRRFTREKEEMRKRDASASHLGPGLTSTPNSNNLLQNSHLHGNANNSDLSLADLTADPAMMTLLNSANESELQDIMRDLDFSFLDAGPQMPPSGRENGQVGLGSSSVHKIGGGGLNRGQASLISFPPLPDGLPAPLIKRIEDLRAASRQFDQEGRKKFFTLDMNNILLDIELQVQEQPANVRSEVYSHLEAFVPCNKEALLKRLKKLSLNIQDDRLRTPLLKLKLAVCSVMPEQIARYNMDCMAKAAAKQQIEDGEKNGSEDDDEEKPGKRVMGPRKKFIWDDKLRTLLCNLVRVKLSCYELEQCSLSVEDYLKAFMENEVKPLWPKGWMQTRMLFKESRAVHGHLTGLGKKRIVPPPKAAKITDVGWTQRPAPGVGSTSALPAPGCRPPSSPSEPICLSDSLDEDLAANSLDSISQALALLSNAAKGLTPNNGVPAASSPSVPGSSTGVGHYSSPLSHSTLPGKMEPSGISLANMSSLSTSPSLTTPLTASPSASMRGETFGMLKDGGSVQRHLGTPTHRVGISGMSTAQSAKPRPPPTASPLLPPQQRPFGTMGVKLVQTPPPGGQAKNCANKSGTGGGTVVSQQPRVNAHPSQMSPQQSPPPTPSSPSTLLSQTKTTSIPHNQSNFITPMQATLTKSSHSSSSPIIKLTPRPPAPTPPPSSSPSPSSTPSLAHPRPQIIPSSHQYSPKSPAFRPPFTAQGTGIASGVKSGSGQASYSFAGGHKSTSPPGSGANNTISTSMATPMSAGCQNSSPSPSAVPANHSQRQRPVGGTSQSAKSSTSRASAMTLPSPPVSSHLSQVSSSSGSNLLGSVPPSLPLGFGMLGGLVPVSLPFQFPSLLNFNPTGPGVPGCSNMGASPATNSGYTLAQNLFKSLQPGSQVALPPHLQLAFSDANQSQGGDTKRKTH from the exons ATGGCCGAACCGAGAAAAGTGCAGTTTGTCACCCTGTCGGCCCTGGCCGGTGGTCCGGGTGCGGAGGGCAGGAGACGGCGGCTGGAGGAGGACGGAGCCGCCGAGATGAGTTTTGACAGAGAGGGCAGGATGAAGATGATGGGGACCGGGGTGACGACAGCGGGTGACCGCGGGGCTTTGATCGGGAAGAGAGACAGCGAAGAGCCCAAAGGAAAGACAGTACGCCTCAACCTGTGTCTGTCCGAGCCAAACGAGCAGTGTTCGGCCGAGTTTAACTACAGCGAGCTCATCCAGTCTCAACAG GCCAAGAAGCATCCACCAAGTTCTAAGTCTTCCCTGGACCCGAACGATCCCTTTAATGATGACGAGAAAGAACGTCTGGAGGTTGAGGCACTGGCCAAAAAGTTTGAAAGCAAATAT TATGATGAGCTTGTACCAGCCTCCCTGACCACCAAGCTTGGCGGATTCTACATTAATACGGGTACTTTGCAGTTCAGAGCTGCCTCTGAATCTGAGGGAGAGGACGGGGGGAAAGATGTAAAATCCAGG atgagagatggagaggaacCACTGATAAAAAGAAGGAAGAAGAAAGATGGAACCAGTTTAGAGGAGAAAAAACCCAGAAAGAACAAAGTAGCCAAACAAGG AGTGTCTGGTCTGAGCCTTCATCGTCccgagaagaagaagaggaagaaacTGATGAAGGATTCGCTCTGTCTGGCTGCAATGCTCCGCCGTTTCACACGAGAGAAGGAAGAGATGCGGAAACGGGATGCCAGTGCGTCTCACTTGGGCCCTGGTCTCACCAGCACTCCCAACTCCAACAACCTGCTGCAAAACTCCCACCTCCACGGCAACGCCAACAACAGTGACCTTTCGCTAGCCGACTTGACGGCCGACCCCGCTATGATGACATTGCTTAATTCAGCCAATGAAAGCGAGCTTCAGGATATCATGCGTGACCTGGACTTTAGTTTTTTGGACGCAGGGCCTCAGATGCCCCCATCAGGCAGGGAGAACGGTCAGGTTGGGTTGGGTtcatcatctgtgcacaagaTTGGAGGAGGGGGACTGAATCGAGGGCAGGCCAGTCTCATCTCTTTTCCACCTCTCCCCGATGGACTTCCAGCCCCCTTGATCAAGCGCATAGAGGACCTACGAGCT gcATCGAGGCAATTTGATCAAGAAGGCAGAAAGAAATTCTTCACTCTGGATATGAATAATATCTTGCTGGA TATTGAGCTGCAGGTTCAGGAGCAACCCGCAAACGTGCGTTCGGAGGTCTACTCTCACCTGGAGGCCTTTGTGCCCTGTAACAAGGAAGCGCTACTCAAACGACTCAAGAAACTCAGCCTCAACATACAG GATGACCGGCTGCGCACACCCTTGCTAAAGCTCAAACTGGCTGTGTGCAGCGTGATGCCAGAGCAGATCGCCAGATATAACATGGATTGCATGGCAAAAGCTGCTGCTAA GCAACAAATAGAAGATGGAGAGAAGAATGGATCtgaggatgatgatgaagagAAACCAGGAAAGAGGGTGATGGGACCACGGAAGAAGTTCATATGGGATGACAAACTCAG GACTCTGTTGTGTAACCTGGTGCGTGTGAAGCTGAGCTGTTATGAGCTAGAGCAGTGCTCTCTGTCTGTGGAGGACTATCTGAAAGCCTTCATGGAGAATGAAGTCAAGCCCCTCTGGCCCAAAGGCTGGATGCAGACCAG GATGCTTTTTAAGGAGAGTCGTGCGGTACATGGTCATCTCACTGGCCT TGGCAAGAAAAGAATTGTTCCACCCCCAAAAGCTGCCAAAATTACG GATGTGGGCTGGACACAGAGACCTGCTCCAGGTGTTGGATCCACCTCTGCCTTACCTGCCCCAGGGTGCAGACCGCcatcctctccctctgaacccATCTGCCTCTCGGATTCACTGGATGAGGATCTGGCGGCAAACTctctggactccatttcccaggcTCTTGCTCTCCTCAGTAATGCTGCCAAGGGCCTGACGCCAAACAACGGCGTTCCCGCCGCCTCTTCTCCCAGTGTCCCTGGATCCTCAACTGGAGTCGGCCACTACTCTTCTCCTCTGTCACATTCCACCCTTCCAGGAAAAATGGAGCCTTCTGGTATCTCTCTGGCGAATATGAGCAGTCTATCTACCTCTCCTTCCCTCACCACTCCTCTCACCGCATCTCCTTCAGCTTCCATGCGAGGCGAGACCTTTGGGATGCTAAAGGATGGCGGGTCTGTGCAGAGACACTTAGGAACACCAACTCACAGAGTTGGCATTTCAGGAATGAGCACAGCACAGTCTGCAAAACCCCGTCCACCCCCTACCGCCTCGCCCCTCTTGCCTCCTCAGCAGAGGCCATTTGGGACAATGGGAGTGAAGCTGGTTCAGACTCCGCCTCCTGGTGGACAAGCGAAAAACTGCGCTAACAAATCCGGTACTGGTGGCGGTACCGTGGTTTCCCAACAGCCTCGTGTGAATGCTCATCCTTCACAGATGAGCCCTCAGCAGTCTCCCCCTCCTACTCCTTCCTCTCCTTCTACCCTGCTGTCACAGACCAAGACAACCTCTATCCCACACAACCAGTCAAACTTCATCACGCCCATGCAGGCCACACTTACTAAGTCTTCCCACAGTAGCAGTTCTCCCATCATCAAACTCACACCACGACCCCCTGCTCCGACACCTCCTCCTTCATCCTCACCTTCTCCTTCATCAACTCCCTCTCTTGCCCACCCCAGACCTCAAATTATTCCCAGCTCGCACCAGTACAGCCCCAAGAGCCCGGCCTTTAGGCCGCCGTTTACCGCACAAGGAACTGGAATCGCATCTGGAGTCAAATCCGGATCGGGACAAGCCAGTTACAGTTTTGCAGGTGGACACAAATCCACCAGTCCGCCTGGCAGTGGAGCAAACAACACCATCTCCACCTCGATGGCCACTCCTATGTCTGCAGGGTGCCAGAATAGTAGCCCGTCCCCTTCAGCAGTACCAGCCAATCACAGCCAGCGGCAGAGGCCAGTGGGAGGGACTAGTCAGAGTGCCAAGTCTTCAACGAGTCGGGCATCAGCCATGACCCTGCCCTCTCCTCCTGTCTCCTCTCATCTGTCACAG GTGTCTTCATCTTCAGGAAGTAACCTCTTGGGCTCGGTGCCCCCCTCCCTCCCCCTGGGTTTTGGGATGCTCGGGGGTCTAGTGCCTGTTTCTTTACCCTTCCAGTTCCCGTCGCTCCTCAACTTCAACCCCACAGGCCCTGGAGTTCCTGGCTGCAGCAACATGGGGGCTTCACCCGCTACCAACTCAGGATACACCCTGGCCCAGA ATCTGTTTAAGAGTCTGCAGCCAGGGTCTCAGGTTGCTCTACCTCCTCACTTGCAGCTTGCTTTCTCAG ATGCAAACCAAAGTCAGGGGGGAGACACGAAGAGGAAGACCCACTGA